One window from the genome of Metabacillus flavus encodes:
- the comJ gene encoding competence protein ComJ, protein MDVIGQNEILISYHQFTVYQHGMKRPHFDWLESALEKGYVADQYAAAFAAETSSKALIEVRVSSSGQEPECTIQIPFHVKDTGIEVSSVMSEKLTCELSSGDYMLCMNAISLGKQEDTGEHKMKYELTFIPSEKPA, encoded by the coding sequence ATGGACGTAATAGGTCAAAATGAAATTCTTATATCTTATCATCAGTTTACGGTTTACCAGCATGGGATGAAACGTCCACACTTCGACTGGCTAGAGAGTGCTCTTGAAAAAGGGTATGTCGCAGATCAGTATGCAGCAGCATTTGCAGCTGAAACGAGCAGCAAAGCACTTATTGAAGTGCGGGTCAGTTCTTCGGGGCAGGAACCGGAATGCACCATTCAAATACCATTTCATGTGAAAGATACAGGAATCGAAGTCAGCAGTGTTATGTCTGAGAAATTGACATGCGAGCTGTCTTCTGGTGACTATATGCTTTGTATGAATGCCATTTCATTGGGAAAGCAAGAAGACACGGGTGAACATAAGATGAAATATGAGCTAACTTTTATACCAAGTGAGAAACCAGCTTAA
- a CDS encoding glycosyltransferase yields the protein MLIIIYTILLFIFLLFTVANSFFMPKLKDSKINHYPAVSILVPLRNEERNVPDLISMLKKLTYPNLCFLLLDDQSEDRTYELLNRHTGVDARFKILSGRSLPKGWAGKVHACYTLSRHAETELILFLDADVRLAPMTIERAVHTLESSKVSLLTGFPKFPVQYLLEKWLVPMQHFLVYFHLPLLLANRTAFPAATAAHGAFMLFKRTAYEEIGGHESIKNSIVDDVHLTRKMKENRKRVLLANVTDMVTCYMYRSSREAWEGFKKNIFPGFGRSLPITISLCLFYTLFYVFPGLLVFYGAAQLIISSSFSIYWYLPYILIVLQKMFIDWRSSQKLSLSFSMPLSAAAFISLMLVSMYTSIRKKGYEWKGRSYS from the coding sequence TTGCTGATCATCATCTACACCATTCTTCTCTTTATTTTTCTGCTCTTTACTGTAGCCAACTCCTTTTTTATGCCTAAGCTTAAAGATTCGAAGATAAATCATTACCCAGCAGTAAGCATTCTTGTTCCTCTCCGTAATGAAGAACGAAATGTACCAGATCTCATTTCAATGCTAAAAAAACTGACGTACCCTAACCTTTGTTTTTTGCTTTTGGATGATCAATCTGAAGACCGTACATATGAGCTTTTAAACAGACATACTGGCGTTGATGCAAGGTTTAAAATTCTGTCTGGCAGAAGTCTTCCCAAAGGCTGGGCTGGAAAAGTCCACGCGTGCTACACATTGAGCCGTCATGCTGAAACAGAACTCATCCTTTTTTTAGACGCAGATGTCCGTTTAGCACCAATGACGATTGAACGTGCTGTGCACACGCTGGAATCTTCTAAGGTTTCCCTTTTAACCGGCTTTCCTAAATTTCCTGTTCAGTATTTGCTTGAGAAATGGCTTGTTCCAATGCAGCATTTTCTTGTATATTTTCATCTGCCGCTCCTATTGGCTAACCGAACTGCATTTCCCGCTGCTACAGCCGCTCATGGAGCTTTCATGCTGTTTAAACGGACAGCTTATGAAGAAATAGGCGGTCATGAGAGTATTAAAAACTCGATAGTAGATGATGTGCATCTCACTCGAAAAATGAAAGAGAATAGAAAACGTGTCCTGCTGGCAAATGTCACTGATATGGTCACCTGCTATATGTACAGATCAAGCAGGGAAGCATGGGAAGGCTTCAAAAAGAATATCTTCCCGGGTTTTGGCCGTTCACTGCCAATTACCATCAGCCTTTGCTTATTTTATACTCTGTTTTATGTGTTCCCGGGACTTTTGGTTTTTTACGGAGCCGCTCAGCTGATCATCTCTTCATCTTTTTCGATCTACTGGTACTTACCCTATATCCTGATCGTTCTTCAAAAAATGTTTATCGACTGGCGTTCCAGTCAAAAGCTTTCCCTGTCCTTTTCTATGCCGCTTTCTGCTGCTGCTTTTATCTCCCTTATGCTTGTATCTATGTATACCTCCATTCGAAAAAAGGGATATGAATGGAAGGGACGGTCTTATTCTTAA
- a CDS encoding NucA/NucB deoxyribonuclease domain-containing protein — protein MKWLKTLAAGAALAAALVSGSAVQAPLTENKAEAASAYDEVLYFPLDRYPLTGDHIIDAIAAGHSDVCTIDRDGADQNRTESLKGIPTKSGYDRDEWPMAMCEEGGAGADIRYVPYSDNRGSGSWVGNQLEGYPDGTKVLFIVE, from the coding sequence ATGAAATGGCTAAAAACTTTAGCAGCTGGTGCTGCGCTCGCTGCTGCCCTTGTATCCGGATCTGCTGTACAAGCTCCATTAACAGAAAACAAAGCAGAAGCTGCAAGTGCTTATGACGAGGTTTTATACTTTCCTTTGGACAGATATCCATTGACAGGTGACCACATTATTGATGCGATTGCAGCAGGACACTCCGATGTGTGCACCATTGACCGTGATGGCGCGGACCAAAACCGTACTGAATCCTTAAAGGGAATTCCTACTAAATCAGGATATGACCGTGATGAATGGCCAATGGCTATGTGTGAAGAGGGTGGAGCTGGAGCAGATATCCGCTATGTACCTTATTCTGATAACCGCGGTTCAGGTTCTTGGGTTGGAAATCAGCTTGAGGGATATCCAGACGGAACTAAAGTTCTTTTCATCGTTGAATAA
- a CDS encoding polysaccharide biosynthesis protein: MSSFAKGAFLLALAAFFGECLEFFLNMILAKELGEHGMGMYMQILPVIFFVVVISSLELPVSISKFVAEQKKEYHYSMLRHALRFVYKLTGMILIIVLVILPFLPIFSEYHPLVRYMMFLLVPIVSFSSIARGYFMGVQQMDKIAISNFLRKAVQLLVLYFLFHGMQFNESAALFTALAVLIGSEAVVFFYLFTQYLIQYRMMKHDRYHEMNEKEVRKSLMAVSVPTTALRIFNAITNAIQPFLIKGALVLSGIGTVMATEQYGLLAGVAMSIGFFPAFLSHSLMVALLPNVSESYAKQDGERLRSLLQQSMWITCLYGIPAVYLMYWFAEPLTHLFFKSPEASLYLQLLWPYFLFHFFIHPLQAYLIGLGLVKDAFYHSVWSHVVSFLMMYVLGSMGEFQMTGIILGMNMGIILLFLLHYVTICRKIGLSLILISSNRFT, from the coding sequence ATGAGTTCATTTGCAAAAGGTGCTTTTTTACTGGCACTGGCGGCTTTTTTTGGTGAGTGCCTGGAGTTTTTTTTGAATATGATTTTGGCTAAAGAACTTGGAGAACACGGGATGGGCATGTATATGCAGATATTGCCGGTTATCTTTTTTGTGGTGGTTATATCGAGTTTGGAGCTTCCCGTTTCTATATCAAAATTTGTAGCAGAGCAGAAAAAGGAATACCATTACAGTATGCTCAGGCATGCCCTCAGGTTTGTTTATAAGCTTACGGGAATGATTCTGATCATTGTTTTAGTGATTCTTCCGTTTCTTCCGATTTTCTCAGAATACCATCCGCTCGTGCGGTATATGATGTTTTTGCTGGTGCCGATTGTTTCGTTTTCATCAATTGCCAGAGGCTATTTTATGGGAGTTCAGCAGATGGATAAAATCGCTATCTCCAATTTTTTGAGGAAAGCGGTTCAGCTTTTAGTGCTCTATTTCCTCTTCCATGGAATGCAATTTAACGAGAGTGCCGCTTTATTTACAGCTTTGGCTGTTTTAATCGGCAGTGAAGCAGTCGTTTTCTTTTATTTGTTTACTCAATACCTTATTCAGTACAGGATGATGAAGCATGACCGGTATCACGAAATGAATGAAAAAGAAGTCCGGAAAAGTTTAATGGCGGTATCCGTTCCCACTACAGCACTTCGCATTTTTAACGCAATTACAAATGCTATTCAGCCGTTTTTGATCAAAGGAGCATTGGTTCTTTCCGGTATAGGCACGGTTATGGCGACTGAACAATACGGCCTTCTTGCGGGCGTTGCGATGAGCATTGGGTTTTTTCCTGCTTTTTTATCCCATTCACTAATGGTTGCATTGCTGCCTAATGTTTCAGAATCCTATGCTAAGCAGGATGGCGAGAGACTGCGGAGCTTGCTGCAGCAATCCATGTGGATTACCTGTCTATACGGTATCCCGGCCGTTTACCTCATGTACTGGTTTGCTGAGCCCCTGACACATTTGTTTTTTAAATCCCCGGAGGCTTCTCTTTATTTACAGCTATTATGGCCATATTTTCTTTTTCACTTCTTTATCCATCCGCTTCAGGCCTATTTAATTGGACTGGGTCTGGTTAAGGATGCATTTTATCATTCCGTATGGTCCCATGTTGTGTCTTTTCTAATGATGTACGTTCTCGGTTCAATGGGAGAGTTTCAAATGACGGGAATTATCCTTGGCATGAACATGGGAATTATCCTCCTGTTCCTTCTTCATTATGTAACCATTTGCAGAAAGATTGGGCTATCGCTGATCCTGATTTCAAGCAATCGGTTCACTTAA
- a CDS encoding M24 family metallopeptidase: protein MNSRIEQLQEWMREEAVDAAFIHSPENVYYLTNFLTDPHERVMGLFIFQEKEPFFICPGMETGQAKEAGFHNEIIGYGDHEQPFEKIREAFASRGMQKISKAAIESELLSYSRVQEFLSITGSSQLVSAEDKLNELRVIKDAEEIAIMERAAALADYGVEAGTAALKEGVTEMDVLAKIEYELKKKGAQAMSFSTMVLFGKKSGQPHGNPGTAVLKKGDFVLFDLGVVVDGYCSDITRTVMFGQPDEKQQHIYQTVLKAELAALEAAKPGTRIGDLDKIARSIIEEAGYGEFFPHRLGHGLGINVHEFPSVAFTNDGLLKAGMTFTIEPGIYVPEVGGVRIEDDVLITADGARALTAYPKELQIIE, encoded by the coding sequence ATGAATAGCAGAATAGAGCAATTACAGGAATGGATGAGGGAAGAAGCTGTGGATGCGGCATTTATCCACTCACCGGAAAATGTCTATTATTTAACTAATTTTCTCACCGACCCGCATGAGAGGGTAATGGGACTTTTTATTTTCCAGGAAAAGGAACCGTTTTTTATTTGCCCTGGGATGGAAACAGGACAGGCGAAAGAAGCAGGATTTCATAACGAAATTATTGGATATGGAGATCATGAACAGCCGTTTGAGAAGATTCGTGAAGCATTTGCTTCCAGAGGCATGCAAAAGATCAGCAAAGCAGCAATCGAAAGCGAACTCCTTTCCTATTCAAGAGTACAGGAATTTCTGAGCATAACGGGCTCATCGCAGCTTGTTTCAGCTGAGGATAAACTGAATGAGCTTCGTGTAATCAAGGATGCTGAAGAAATTGCTATAATGGAAAGAGCTGCAGCCTTAGCCGATTATGGTGTAGAAGCGGGAACAGCGGCGCTTAAAGAGGGCGTTACTGAAATGGACGTTCTCGCAAAGATTGAATATGAATTAAAGAAAAAAGGCGCTCAGGCTATGTCCTTCTCAACGATGGTGCTTTTCGGGAAGAAGTCAGGACAGCCTCATGGCAATCCAGGTACAGCTGTACTGAAAAAAGGAGATTTCGTTCTTTTTGATTTAGGAGTCGTTGTGGACGGGTATTGCTCGGATATTACAAGAACTGTTATGTTCGGCCAGCCGGATGAAAAGCAGCAGCACATCTACCAAACAGTATTGAAGGCCGAGCTCGCTGCACTTGAAGCGGCGAAGCCAGGTACCAGAATTGGAGATTTAGATAAAATAGCGCGCAGTATTATTGAAGAAGCAGGATATGGCGAGTTTTTTCCTCACCGTTTGGGTCACGGCCTCGGAATCAACGTACACGAATTCCCGTCAGTGGCCTTTACAAATGACGGCTTGCTGAAGGCAGGCATGACGTTCACGATCGAACCTGGTATTTACGTTCCAGAAGTGGGCGGGGTCAGGATTGAAGATGATGTTCTAATTACCGCAGACGGGGCACGTGCTCTGACAGCCTATCCAAAGGAACTTCAAATTATTGAATAA
- a CDS encoding sulfurtransferase — protein MIVFAASAAIVLIIYLIREWYRRYIPVRNIPCLSVKRMDGFPIVDVRDFNNRHAITLDQSMNIPYSYLQKTFNDINAQEIYLIAATKLERNMSIRFLKRKGILVKGYALSDEKECNGKSRLDTMHM, from the coding sequence TTGATCGTGTTCGCAGCTTCAGCAGCCATTGTCCTAATTATTTATTTAATAAGAGAATGGTATAGAAGATACATCCCCGTACGAAACATTCCATGCTTGTCTGTAAAAAGGATGGATGGATTTCCAATCGTTGACGTAAGGGACTTCAACAATCGCCATGCCATTACTTTAGACCAAAGCATGAATATCCCTTATTCTTATTTGCAAAAAACATTTAATGATATCAATGCACAGGAAATCTATCTTATCGCTGCGACAAAACTTGAAAGGAATATGAGTATCCGTTTTTTGAAACGTAAAGGAATTTTGGTTAAAGGCTATGCTTTGTCCGACGAAAAAGAGTGCAATGGAAAGAGCCGGTTAGATACGATGCATATGTGA
- a CDS encoding phytoene desaturase family protein, producing the protein MRKKVIVIGGGLGGMSSAIRLAADQYDVTVIEKGERLGGKLNVREGNGFKFDTGPSILTMPWVLEQLFRSANRDIHDYIKIKRIEPQWRTFFEDGTTIDLTSDLQLMMEQLKEHNPEDQHEFFQYMSYCTKMYEYSLKSFYKRSLTGINDLRNMHSMKELLAMDPIKSMDQVTKKHFKSKHLQQLFNFMIMYIGSSPYQAPAILSQLVYVQLGIGIHYVEGGMYKIAEAMSKVMRELNVDVRLNCKVKRVITEGDTATGVELEDGDILHADLIVSNLEAIPAYKTVMENHSGSQKAAEELEKYVPTVSGLVLLLGVNKEYKHLAHHNFFFSEDPKKEFDQIFNEGIPADDPTVYIGISSKSDPTQAPEGKENLFVLTHVPPLKEGETWEGMKEQYREKVLDKLERMGVADLRNHIEWEYQFTPDDIQELYGSNGGSIYGVATDRKKNGGFKVPSRSKLLHNLYFTGGSTHPGGGVPMVTLSGQLTADLILEDDLAKATQKEIG; encoded by the coding sequence TTGAGAAAAAAAGTGATTGTTATCGGAGGCGGACTTGGCGGAATGTCATCCGCAATCCGCCTTGCAGCAGATCAATATGATGTAACGGTTATTGAAAAAGGAGAAAGGCTTGGCGGGAAATTAAATGTCAGAGAAGGAAACGGATTTAAATTTGATACCGGCCCTTCTATTTTAACGATGCCATGGGTATTGGAACAGCTCTTCCGCAGTGCCAACCGGGATATTCACGACTACATAAAAATTAAACGGATTGAACCGCAGTGGAGGACTTTTTTTGAAGATGGAACAACAATCGACCTGACCAGCGACCTCCAGCTAATGATGGAACAGCTGAAGGAGCATAATCCTGAAGATCAGCATGAATTTTTCCAGTATATGTCCTACTGCACCAAAATGTATGAATACAGCTTAAAAAGCTTTTACAAACGAAGCCTCACAGGAATTAACGATTTGAGGAACATGCACTCAATGAAAGAGCTTTTGGCCATGGATCCGATCAAGTCAATGGACCAGGTAACGAAAAAGCATTTCAAGAGCAAGCATCTTCAGCAGCTGTTTAATTTTATGATCATGTATATCGGTTCATCTCCATATCAGGCTCCGGCCATTTTATCCCAGCTTGTCTATGTACAGCTTGGCATAGGTATTCACTACGTCGAAGGCGGAATGTACAAAATAGCCGAAGCAATGAGTAAAGTGATGCGTGAGCTTAACGTAGACGTCCGGCTCAACTGCAAGGTGAAAAGAGTCATTACAGAAGGCGATACAGCAACGGGCGTGGAACTTGAGGACGGAGACATTCTGCATGCAGATTTGATTGTTTCCAATCTAGAGGCGATCCCTGCATATAAGACAGTTATGGAAAACCACAGCGGCAGTCAAAAGGCCGCAGAGGAACTTGAAAAATATGTTCCGACTGTATCAGGCTTAGTCCTTCTCCTGGGGGTAAACAAAGAGTACAAACACTTGGCCCATCACAATTTCTTCTTTTCTGAGGATCCGAAGAAAGAATTTGACCAAATTTTCAATGAAGGCATTCCAGCCGATGATCCAACGGTTTATATCGGCATCTCTTCCAAATCAGATCCTACTCAAGCTCCGGAAGGAAAAGAAAATTTATTTGTTCTTACCCACGTTCCGCCATTGAAAGAAGGAGAAACATGGGAGGGAATGAAGGAGCAATACCGTGAAAAGGTTCTCGATAAACTAGAACGAATGGGTGTTGCAGACTTAAGGAATCACATTGAATGGGAATACCAGTTTACTCCGGACGATATCCAGGAATTATACGGTTCAAACGGAGGGTCCATCTACGGGGTCGCGACAGACCGGAAGAAAAACGGAGGATTTAAAGTTCCAAGCCGAAGCAAACTGCTTCATAATCTTTATTTCACAGGCGGCTCAACCCACCCAGGCGGTGGTGTTCCAATGGTTACTCTTTCCGGACAGCTTACAGCAGATCTGATCTTAGAGGATGATCTTGCAAAAGCAACACAAAAAGAGATTGGCTGA
- a CDS encoding heavy metal translocating P-type ATPase: MEKSLGKADRNLIWQQHAELIAAILSGLFIAAGWAFQRSDELVSVPLFILAFLIGGFAKAKEGIEETLSERTLNVELLMIFAAIGSAIIGHWMEGAILIFIFSLSGALETYTMNKSQREISSLMEIQPEEAVKITGDGQQKVHVSELMKGDLILIKAGERVPADGILVSGSTTVDQSAITGESIPVEKKEKDEFYAGTVNLTGSVTLRVSRQSEDTLFSKIIQMVQSAQSEKSPSQLFIERFESTYVKAVLAAVTLMMIVPHFAFGWSLGESFYRAMVLMVVASPCALVASIMPASLSAISNGARNGLLFKGGVHLERLSRANVIAFDKTGTLTKGEPAVADVKLRDGLNAAELYSAVLSIENQSNHPLAKAIVKFARRMAGVQLKWTEVTEESGMGITAEWNGKKYFIGKEEFVGKKEAQIFADGAAKEFAETGKTVVFVKDEKGIAALFALKDTLRTETKKAIESFRGNGIRTVMLTGDSEQTAKSIAEEARLDSYRAQCMPEDKLNEIKQLKSNAGVTIMVGDGINDAPALALADIGVAMGEGSEAALETADIVLMKNDLQKLSDAIALSKKMNRIVKQNIIFSMAVIALLICSNFLQILSLPYGVIGHEGSTILVILNGLRLLKSE; the protein is encoded by the coding sequence ATGGAGAAGAGTCTTGGAAAAGCGGATAGAAATTTAATTTGGCAGCAGCATGCTGAGTTAATTGCTGCCATCCTCTCAGGTTTATTTATAGCAGCTGGATGGGCATTTCAGCGAAGCGATGAGTTAGTTTCAGTGCCGCTGTTTATTTTGGCCTTCCTCATCGGCGGTTTTGCCAAAGCGAAGGAAGGAATTGAAGAAACGCTATCAGAACGGACACTGAATGTTGAACTGCTGATGATCTTTGCCGCCATCGGTTCAGCCATTATTGGCCATTGGATGGAAGGGGCCATCTTGATATTCATATTTTCACTGAGCGGAGCTTTAGAAACGTATACGATGAACAAAAGCCAAAGGGAAATTTCTTCATTAATGGAAATTCAGCCGGAGGAAGCAGTAAAGATTACCGGGGATGGTCAACAGAAAGTTCATGTCAGCGAGCTTATGAAAGGAGACCTGATTCTCATTAAAGCAGGTGAGCGGGTTCCGGCAGATGGAATACTGGTTAGCGGATCAACAACGGTTGACCAATCAGCGATAACGGGTGAATCAATACCGGTTGAAAAGAAAGAAAAAGATGAGTTTTATGCAGGCACAGTAAATCTGACCGGGTCTGTCACGCTTAGGGTAAGCAGACAAAGTGAGGATACGCTTTTCTCGAAAATTATCCAAATGGTTCAGTCCGCGCAATCAGAAAAATCTCCTTCCCAGCTTTTTATTGAACGCTTTGAAAGCACGTATGTGAAAGCTGTATTAGCAGCAGTCACTTTAATGATGATTGTCCCTCATTTTGCATTTGGGTGGAGCTTAGGTGAATCGTTTTACCGGGCAATGGTGCTAATGGTTGTTGCCTCCCCATGTGCGCTGGTTGCATCAATAATGCCGGCAAGTCTATCAGCTATTTCGAACGGAGCCAGAAACGGACTTTTGTTCAAAGGCGGCGTTCACCTTGAGAGGCTATCCCGGGCTAATGTCATTGCATTTGATAAAACAGGTACTTTAACAAAGGGCGAACCTGCCGTTGCGGATGTGAAGCTGCGGGATGGGCTTAATGCAGCCGAACTATACAGTGCCGTACTATCCATTGAAAATCAGTCCAACCATCCTCTTGCAAAAGCAATAGTGAAATTTGCCCGGCGAATGGCAGGAGTTCAGCTTAAATGGACAGAGGTTACAGAAGAATCCGGAATGGGCATTACAGCAGAATGGAATGGAAAGAAGTATTTTATAGGAAAAGAGGAATTTGTCGGGAAAAAGGAAGCGCAGATATTTGCTGATGGGGCGGCAAAGGAGTTTGCAGAAACGGGGAAGACCGTCGTCTTTGTAAAGGATGAGAAAGGAATTGCTGCTTTATTCGCGTTAAAGGACACTCTTCGTACAGAAACGAAAAAGGCAATTGAATCGTTTAGAGGAAATGGGATACGAACTGTAATGCTGACGGGTGACAGTGAACAAACAGCAAAATCAATTGCAGAAGAAGCTCGTTTGGATTCCTATCGTGCACAGTGCATGCCTGAAGATAAGCTTAATGAAATAAAACAGCTTAAGTCCAATGCCGGCGTAACCATTATGGTAGGGGATGGAATTAATGACGCACCTGCACTTGCACTCGCGGATATTGGGGTTGCTATGGGGGAAGGATCAGAAGCTGCTCTCGAAACAGCTGATATCGTATTGATGAAAAATGACCTGCAAAAGCTTTCGGATGCTATTGCACTCTCAAAAAAAATGAATCGGATCGTAAAGCAAAACATCATTTTTTCAATGGCTGTAATTGCTCTTCTAATTTGCTCGAATTTCCTGCAGATTCTGAGTCTGCCCTACGGCGTGATCGGCCATGAAGGAAGTACAATTCTTGTCATTTTAAATGGACTGAGACTCCTTAAAAGTGAATAA
- a CDS encoding glycosyltransferase has product MAIIIFALLIGIFLFWSIPTLESIPAEKSRVYVREKLSIIIPARNEEKNLQVLFASLASQSDAPYEIIVANDQSDDGTKDTAESFGAKVIDVPELPEGWSGKSWACWNGAQASTGKWLLFLDADTYFEKNGLTRLADFYRHIESKGVLTIHPFHETKRLYESGSSLFHLMTVGAIGAFAPGWARKKATGAFGQALLCTREDYFGWGGHESIKSEIVENMAMGERIIESGKTIFFTSGKKAVSMRMYPNGMRSMTYGWAKSFASGAKTAKLVYLILSSVWIAGLISFLVKIPLIFTGVWLPFILLYAAAAIQLGSVLSKFGRFSKWSVLLFPLLLLYFLAVFGFSIYQTFIRKNASWKGRSIVKSAEGAHRK; this is encoded by the coding sequence GTGGCAATTATTATATTCGCTCTATTAATCGGCATCTTTTTATTTTGGAGCATCCCGACCTTAGAATCGATTCCTGCAGAGAAGAGCAGGGTATACGTTCGCGAGAAGCTTTCAATTATTATTCCGGCAAGAAATGAGGAAAAGAATCTCCAAGTGCTATTTGCTTCCTTAGCCTCTCAGAGTGACGCTCCATATGAAATTATTGTGGCAAATGATCAATCTGATGACGGAACCAAAGATACGGCTGAATCGTTTGGAGCAAAAGTGATTGATGTTCCGGAACTTCCAGAAGGATGGTCCGGGAAATCCTGGGCATGCTGGAATGGTGCTCAAGCAAGCACTGGGAAATGGCTGCTGTTCTTGGATGCTGATACTTATTTTGAAAAAAACGGCTTAACAAGGCTGGCGGATTTCTATCGCCATATTGAATCAAAAGGTGTACTGACGATCCATCCGTTCCATGAAACGAAAAGGCTTTACGAAAGCGGCTCCTCTCTTTTTCATTTGATGACGGTAGGTGCCATTGGGGCCTTTGCTCCCGGCTGGGCAAGAAAAAAAGCAACCGGAGCATTCGGGCAGGCGCTTCTATGTACAAGAGAGGATTATTTCGGCTGGGGCGGACATGAATCAATAAAAAGCGAAATCGTTGAAAATATGGCCATGGGAGAACGGATAATCGAGTCCGGCAAAACCATCTTCTTCACAAGCGGCAAAAAAGCTGTATCAATGCGGATGTATCCGAACGGAATGAGAAGCATGACGTACGGCTGGGCAAAAAGTTTTGCATCCGGAGCAAAAACGGCAAAGCTTGTCTACTTAATCTTATCGTCTGTATGGATTGCAGGACTGATCTCTTTCTTGGTGAAAATTCCGCTTATCTTTACAGGCGTCTGGCTTCCTTTTATTCTCCTGTATGCAGCGGCAGCCATTCAGCTCGGAAGCGTGCTGTCAAAATTCGGCCGTTTCTCCAAGTGGAGTGTTCTGCTATTTCCGCTTCTCCTATTGTACTTTTTAGCTGTTTTTGGATTTTCGATCTATCAGACTTTCATCCGCAAAAATGCCAGCTGGAAGGGCAGAAGTATTGTAAAAAGCGCAGAGGGGGCCCATCGGAAATGA
- a CDS encoding glycosyl-4,4'-diaponeurosporenoate acyltransferase → MSPFLLIAVNAILLLFIQFGTAWILSCISSKNFRRSSFLYKKRKWERDGRFYERLAIKWWKDRLPEAGGWFKKGYSKKSLRSGNEENLDLFILETRRGELAHWLQILPSFLFFLWNSPYGGWIIVIYSFAFNLPFIAIQRYNRIRLIRASETKKRIHRKFS, encoded by the coding sequence ATGAGTCCCTTTTTGCTCATCGCCGTTAATGCAATCCTTTTGCTGTTCATACAATTCGGGACAGCCTGGATTTTGTCCTGCATTTCTTCAAAAAACTTTCGCCGGTCTTCTTTTCTTTACAAAAAAAGAAAATGGGAGCGTGATGGAAGGTTTTATGAACGTTTAGCCATCAAATGGTGGAAAGACCGGCTGCCTGAAGCCGGAGGATGGTTTAAAAAAGGCTATTCGAAGAAATCATTGCGAAGCGGAAATGAAGAAAATTTAGACCTGTTTATCCTTGAGACAAGACGGGGTGAGCTTGCGCACTGGCTTCAGATTCTCCCATCCTTTCTCTTTTTTCTATGGAACAGCCCGTATGGCGGCTGGATCATCGTCATCTACTCATTCGCTTTTAATCTTCCTTTCATTGCGATCCAAAGGTATAACCGAATTAGGTTAATCAGAGCTTCAGAAACAAAGAAAAGAATACATAGAAAATTTTCATGA